From Pseudomonas alcaligenes, a single genomic window includes:
- the ftsE gene encoding cell division ATP-binding protein FtsE yields MIRFEQVGKRYANGHVGLHELSFRVRRGEFLFVTGHSGAGKSTLLRLLLAMERPSSGKLLLAGQDLSSITSAQIPFLRRQIGVVFQNHQLLFDRSVFDNVALPLQILGLSKPDIAKRVGAALERVSLSDKAEQFPADLSTGQQQRVGIARAVVHRPALLLADEPTGNLDPRLAAEIMGVFEDINRLGTTVLIASHDLALIARMRHRMLTLQRGRLIGDGEAS; encoded by the coding sequence ATGATTCGATTCGAGCAGGTCGGCAAGCGGTACGCCAACGGCCATGTCGGGTTGCACGAACTGAGTTTCCGTGTGCGCCGGGGCGAGTTCCTCTTCGTCACCGGCCACTCCGGCGCTGGCAAGTCGACCTTGCTGCGCCTGCTGCTGGCGATGGAGCGCCCGAGCAGCGGCAAGCTGCTGCTGGCCGGCCAGGATCTGTCGAGCATCACCAGCGCGCAGATCCCTTTCCTGCGCCGGCAGATCGGCGTGGTGTTCCAGAACCACCAGCTACTGTTCGACCGCTCGGTGTTCGATAACGTCGCCCTGCCGCTGCAGATCCTCGGCCTGTCCAAGCCGGACATCGCCAAGCGGGTCGGCGCGGCGCTGGAGCGGGTCAGTCTGAGCGACAAGGCCGAGCAGTTCCCGGCCGACCTGTCCACCGGCCAGCAGCAGCGTGTCGGCATCGCCCGCGCCGTGGTACACCGCCCGGCCCTGCTGCTGGCGGACGAACCCACCGGTAACCTCGACCCGCGCCTGGCCGCCGAGATCATGGGCGTGTTCGAAGACATCAACCGCCTGGGCACCACGGTGCTGATCGCCAGCCACGACCTGGCGCTGATCGCGCGCATGCGCCACCGCATGCTGACCCTGCAACGTGGCCGCCTGATCGGCGACGGGGAAGCCAGCTGA
- the mtgA gene encoding monofunctional biosynthetic peptidoglycan transglycosylase, translating into MLRNLFRRLSKLLLWFAIGSALLVLALRWIDPPGSALMVERKIESWVDGEPIDLQRSWRPWKELPDNLKIAVIAAEDQKFAEHWGFDVAAIRQALAHNADGGSLRGASTISQQVAKNLFLWSGRSWPRKALEAWFTSLLELFWSKQRILEVYLNSVEWGDGVFGAEAAARHHFGIGAPYLSRQQASLLAAVLPNPRAWNPRRPGPHVSRRAGWISRQAYQLGGSHYLNQLAPWRPDWLQSQR; encoded by the coding sequence ATGCTGCGCAACCTGTTTCGCCGCCTGTCCAAACTGCTGCTGTGGTTCGCCATCGGCTCGGCATTGCTGGTGCTCGCCCTGCGCTGGATCGACCCGCCGGGCAGCGCGCTGATGGTCGAGCGCAAGATCGAGTCGTGGGTCGACGGCGAGCCGATCGACCTGCAGCGCAGCTGGCGGCCGTGGAAGGAGCTACCGGACAACCTGAAGATCGCGGTGATCGCCGCCGAGGATCAGAAGTTCGCCGAGCACTGGGGCTTCGACGTCGCCGCCATCCGCCAGGCCCTGGCGCACAACGCCGATGGCGGCAGCCTGCGCGGCGCCAGCACCATCAGCCAGCAGGTGGCCAAGAACCTGTTCCTCTGGTCCGGCCGCAGCTGGCCGCGCAAGGCGCTGGAAGCCTGGTTCACCAGCCTGCTCGAACTGTTCTGGTCGAAGCAGCGGATTCTCGAGGTCTACCTCAACAGCGTCGAATGGGGCGACGGGGTGTTCGGTGCGGAAGCCGCCGCGCGCCATCACTTCGGCATCGGCGCGCCCTACCTGTCGCGCCAGCAGGCCAGCCTGCTGGCCGCCGTGCTGCCCAACCCGCGGGCCTGGAACCCGCGCCGGCCGGGCCCGCATGTCAGCCGCCGGGCCGGCTGGATCAGCCGCCAGGCCTACCAGCTGGGCGGCAGCCACTACCTCAACCAGCTGGCGCCGTGGCGGCCCGACTGGCTGCAGAGCCAGCGCTGA
- the rpoH gene encoding RNA polymerase sigma factor RpoH, with amino-acid sequence MTTSLQPVHALVPGANLEAYVHAVNSIPLLSPEQERELAESLYFQQDLEAARQLVLAHLRFVVHIARSYAGYGLAQADLIQEGNVGLMKAVKRFNPEMGVRLVSFAVHWVKAEIHEFILRNWRIVKVATTKAQRKLFFNLRSQKKRLAWLSNDEVHAVAESLGVEPREVREMESRLSGQDMAFDPAAEDDDESAFKSPANYLEDHRYDPAMQLEDADWSDSSTASLHEALEGLDERSRDILYQRWLAEEKATLHDLAAKYNVSAERIRQLEKNAMNKLKGSIQA; translated from the coding sequence ATGACCACTTCTCTGCAACCTGTCCATGCTCTAGTCCCAGGCGCGAACCTGGAGGCTTATGTGCATGCGGTGAACAGCATTCCCCTGCTGTCGCCCGAGCAGGAGCGCGAGCTGGCCGAAAGTCTCTACTTTCAACAGGATCTCGAGGCCGCCCGCCAGCTGGTGCTGGCTCACCTGCGTTTCGTTGTGCATATCGCCCGTAGCTACGCCGGCTACGGCCTGGCCCAGGCCGACCTGATCCAGGAAGGCAACGTTGGCCTGATGAAGGCGGTCAAGCGCTTCAACCCGGAAATGGGCGTGCGCCTGGTGTCCTTCGCCGTGCACTGGGTCAAGGCCGAGATCCACGAGTTCATCCTGCGCAACTGGCGCATCGTCAAAGTCGCCACCACCAAGGCGCAGCGCAAGCTGTTCTTCAATCTGCGCAGCCAGAAGAAGCGCCTGGCCTGGCTGAGCAACGATGAAGTACACGCCGTGGCCGAGAGCCTGGGCGTGGAGCCGCGTGAAGTCCGCGAGATGGAGAGCCGCCTGTCCGGCCAGGACATGGCCTTCGACCCGGCAGCGGAAGATGACGACGAAAGCGCCTTCAAGTCGCCGGCCAACTACCTCGAAGACCACCGTTACGACCCGGCCATGCAGCTCGAGGATGCCGACTGGAGCGACAGCTCCACCGCCAGCCTGCACGAAGCCCTGGAAGGCCTCGACGAGCGCAGCCGCGACATTCTCTACCAGCGCTGGCTGGCCGAGGAGAAGGCGACCCTGCATGACCTGGCCGCCAAGTACAACGTCTCCGCCGAGCGCATTCGCCAGCTGGAGAAGAACGCCATGAACAAGCTGAAAGGCTCGATCCAAGCGTAA
- a CDS encoding DUF423 domain-containing protein, which produces MSRIFLLLAAFAGFTGVALGAFAAHGLKARLSAEYLAVFQTGAHYQMLHALALFGVALLARQLPGRLLGAAGSLFALGILLFSGSLYVLALSGISRLGMITPFGGLAFLAGWLCLGLAAWRAR; this is translated from the coding sequence ATGTCGCGCATCTTTCTGTTGCTGGCCGCTTTTGCCGGTTTCACCGGGGTGGCCCTGGGGGCCTTCGCGGCCCATGGCCTCAAGGCGCGGCTGAGTGCCGAATACCTGGCGGTGTTCCAGACCGGCGCACACTACCAGATGCTGCATGCCCTGGCCCTGTTCGGCGTGGCCCTGCTGGCCCGCCAGCTGCCGGGGCGCCTGCTGGGCGCAGCTGGCAGTCTGTTCGCCCTAGGCATCCTGCTGTTTTCCGGCAGCCTCTACGTGCTGGCCCTGAGCGGTATCAGCCGGCTCGGCATGATCACCCCGTTCGGCGGCCTGGCCTTTCTCGCTGGCTGGCTGTGCCTGGGTTTGGCGGCCTGGCGGGCGCGCTGA
- a CDS encoding DUF1329 domain-containing protein has product MLAAAALPAQARVDAAQAARLGQDLMPLGGERAGNAAGTIPAWDGGLTAGPSGYQPGMHHPDPYAADKELYRVDASNAGQYKAVLAPGFQKLLEKHPGYFLRVYPTHRSAAAPQRIYDATRYNATNAGLISGGNGIEGTAAGIPFPIPQSGQEAIWNHIARYRGDQIRMITNQAAVLANGDYTLLKRERDVMFVYGREGVTPADLDNTLFYYKYVVTAPSKLAGSSLVVQETLDQVLAIRKAWRFSRGERRVRRLPMLAYDAMQPDTNGMATADVVDAYNGAPDRYEWKLIGKQEMLMPYNSYAVHQKGIPYEQILQKKSVNPELLRYELHRVWVVEAHLRTGFSHPYGARRFYLDEDSWQILAVDLYDKSGELVGLQEAHPISYYDVPMFGSTLETIYDFKGSRYYVDGLDNNEPMYDFNVKLNKGDFTAAALRREGI; this is encoded by the coding sequence ATGTTGGCGGCCGCTGCGCTGCCGGCCCAAGCGCGGGTCGATGCCGCTCAGGCCGCTCGCCTGGGGCAAGACCTGATGCCGCTGGGTGGCGAACGCGCAGGCAATGCTGCCGGCACCATCCCGGCCTGGGATGGCGGCCTGACTGCCGGCCCGAGCGGCTACCAGCCGGGCATGCACCACCCCGATCCCTATGCCGCCGACAAGGAGCTGTACCGTGTCGATGCGAGCAATGCCGGCCAGTACAAGGCCGTGCTGGCGCCGGGCTTCCAGAAGCTGCTGGAGAAGCACCCGGGCTACTTCCTGCGCGTCTACCCGACTCACCGCAGTGCGGCAGCGCCGCAGCGCATCTACGATGCCACCCGCTACAACGCCACCAATGCCGGACTGATTTCCGGCGGTAACGGCATCGAAGGCACTGCCGCCGGCATTCCCTTCCCGATTCCGCAGAGCGGCCAGGAGGCGATCTGGAACCACATCGCCCGCTACCGCGGCGACCAGATCCGCATGATCACCAACCAGGCGGCAGTGCTGGCCAACGGCGACTACACCCTGCTCAAGCGTGAGCGTGACGTGATGTTCGTCTATGGTCGCGAAGGCGTGACCCCGGCCGACCTGGACAACACCCTGTTCTACTACAAGTACGTGGTCACCGCGCCGAGCAAGCTGGCCGGCTCCTCGCTGGTGGTGCAGGAAACCCTCGACCAGGTGCTGGCGATCCGCAAGGCCTGGCGCTTCAGCCGTGGCGAGCGGCGCGTGCGGCGCCTGCCGATGCTGGCCTATGACGCCATGCAGCCGGACACCAACGGCATGGCCACCGCCGACGTGGTCGACGCCTACAACGGCGCCCCGGATCGCTACGAGTGGAAGCTGATCGGCAAGCAGGAAATGCTCATGCCGTACAACAGCTATGCCGTGCACCAGAAAGGCATCCCCTACGAGCAGATCCTGCAGAAGAAGAGCGTCAACCCCGAGCTGCTGCGCTACGAGCTGCACCGCGTATGGGTAGTCGAGGCCCACCTGCGTACCGGCTTCAGCCACCCCTACGGCGCGCGCCGCTTCTACCTGGACGAGGACAGCTGGCAGATCCTCGCCGTCGACCTGTACGACAAGAGCGGCGAACTGGTCGGCCTGCAGGAAGCCCACCCGATCAGCTACTACGACGTACCGATGTTCGGCAGCACCCTGGAGACCATCTACGACTTCAAGGGCAGCCGCTACTACGTCGACGGCCTGGACAACAACGAGCCGATGTACGACTTCAACGTCAAGCTGAACAAGGGCGACTTCACCGCCGCTGCGCTACGTCGCGAAGGTATCTGA
- the trmB gene encoding tRNA (guanosine(46)-N7)-methyltransferase TrmB codes for MSDIIEPADESAAERPLRGIKSFVMRSGRMTEGQQRGLDQGWPKYGLQLEDGLRDFDQVFGRSAPRTFEIGFGMGHATLEMAAAAPEQDFIGVEVHKPGVGALLNGMLTQNLSNIRVYSCDALEVLRDCVADASLDRVLLFFPDPWHKARHHKRRIVQASFAELVRRKLKVGGVLHMATDWQPYAEYMLEVLSAAPGYHNLSADSTYVERPSERPVTKFERRGERLGHGVWDLKFQRID; via the coding sequence ATGAGCGACATCATCGAGCCGGCAGACGAAAGCGCTGCCGAGCGGCCGCTGCGCGGCATCAAGAGTTTCGTCATGCGCTCCGGGCGCATGACCGAAGGCCAGCAGCGTGGCCTGGATCAGGGCTGGCCGAAATACGGCCTGCAGCTGGAGGACGGCCTGCGCGACTTCGACCAGGTGTTCGGCCGCAGCGCGCCGCGCACCTTCGAGATCGGCTTCGGTATGGGCCACGCCACCCTGGAGATGGCCGCTGCCGCCCCCGAGCAGGACTTCATCGGTGTGGAAGTGCACAAGCCGGGCGTCGGCGCCCTGCTCAACGGCATGCTGACGCAGAACCTGAGCAATATCCGCGTGTACAGCTGCGACGCCCTGGAAGTGCTGCGCGACTGTGTTGCCGATGCCAGCCTGGATCGCGTCCTGCTGTTCTTCCCCGATCCCTGGCACAAGGCCCGTCACCACAAGCGCCGCATCGTCCAGGCGAGCTTCGCCGAGCTGGTGCGCCGCAAGCTCAAGGTCGGCGGCGTGCTGCACATGGCCACCGATTGGCAGCCATACGCGGAATATATGTTGGAAGTACTCAGCGCCGCGCCCGGTTACCATAACCTGTCCGCCGACAGCACTTATGTCGAGCGTCCCAGCGAGCGCCCGGTAACCAAGTTCGAGCGACGCGGCGAACGCCTCGGCCACGGTGTGTGGGATCTCAAGTTCCAGCGCATCGACTGA
- the ftsX gene encoding permease-like cell division protein FtsX, whose protein sequence is MSETQRNLKAAERVGAVQSKADKPIKEGPDFSTLLRAWLESHRASLVDSLRRLATQPIGSFFTCLVMAVALSLPMGLSLLLNNVERLGGSWQRAAQISLYLKLDTSEAAGQQLRDEVASMADVAEAQWISREQALAEFQQQSGIGEALRELPDNPLPGVVVVTPHEVDRATLEALRQNLSEMPGVEQAQLDLQWVERLSAILNLGDRFVFGLTLLLVMALLLVIGNTIRLHIENRRNEIEVIKLVGGTDGYVRRPFLYMGTLYGVGAGLLAWGLLAFGLDWLNDAVVRLAGLYGSDFTLHGVPVADGLSLLSGAVLLGYIGAWLAVARHLSELAPR, encoded by the coding sequence ATGAGCGAGACGCAACGCAACCTCAAGGCCGCCGAGCGGGTCGGCGCGGTGCAGAGCAAGGCCGACAAGCCGATCAAGGAAGGCCCGGATTTCTCCACCCTGCTGCGCGCCTGGCTGGAAAGCCACCGCGCCAGCCTGGTCGACAGCCTGCGCCGCCTGGCCACCCAGCCAATTGGCAGCTTCTTCACCTGCCTGGTGATGGCGGTGGCCCTATCGCTGCCCATGGGCCTGTCGCTGCTGCTGAACAACGTCGAGCGCCTCGGCGGCTCCTGGCAGCGCGCGGCGCAGATTTCCCTGTACCTCAAGCTCGATACCAGCGAAGCCGCTGGCCAGCAGCTGCGCGACGAGGTCGCCAGCATGGCCGACGTGGCGGAAGCGCAGTGGATCAGCCGCGAGCAGGCCCTGGCCGAATTCCAGCAGCAGTCCGGGATTGGCGAGGCGCTGCGCGAGCTGCCGGACAACCCGCTGCCCGGCGTGGTGGTGGTGACCCCCCATGAGGTCGATCGTGCCACCCTGGAAGCGCTACGCCAGAACCTCTCGGAAATGCCCGGCGTGGAGCAGGCACAGCTCGACCTGCAGTGGGTGGAGCGGCTGTCGGCGATCCTCAACCTGGGCGATCGCTTCGTCTTCGGCCTGACCCTGCTGCTGGTCATGGCTCTGCTGCTGGTGATCGGCAACACCATCCGCCTGCATATCGAGAATCGCCGCAACGAGATCGAAGTGATCAAGCTGGTCGGCGGCACCGACGGCTATGTACGCCGGCCCTTCCTCTATATGGGCACCCTCTATGGCGTCGGCGCCGGGCTGCTGGCCTGGGGCCTGCTGGCCTTCGGCCTGGACTGGCTGAACGACGCGGTGGTGCGCCTGGCTGGGCTATACGGCAGCGATTTCACCCTGCACGGGGTACCGGTTGCCGATGGTCTGTCGCTGCTGTCAGGGGCGGTGCTGCTCGGCTATATTGGCGCCTGGCTGGCGGTGGCGCGGCATCTGAGCGAGCTTGCGCCACGCTAG
- a CDS encoding lysoplasmalogenase encodes MPAAQRFAFILAVLLGYLYIVLLPFKPYPLGWLLKPLPMLLYAVLAWRSLPGAAGRWLALGFVAAGLGDFFLDYGNRDGLFRQALGAFLLTQLAFIRGFGLLARGRSWRLLWSVPALFYGTAMAAWMLPAAPGLQVPLALYFCCLLAMVCSAARVESRPGPLWLGASLFLLADSLIGLNKFIQPFPHAVTLIVLCYFSGQTLIAWGLLRLSAGSAASRAATAPAG; translated from the coding sequence ATGCCCGCCGCCCAGCGCTTTGCGTTCATCCTGGCCGTCCTGCTCGGCTATCTGTACATCGTCCTGCTGCCGTTCAAGCCCTACCCGCTGGGCTGGCTGCTCAAGCCCCTGCCGATGCTGCTGTACGCCGTGCTGGCCTGGCGCAGCCTGCCGGGCGCCGCAGGGCGCTGGCTGGCTCTGGGGTTCGTGGCGGCCGGGCTGGGTGACTTCTTTCTCGACTATGGCAACCGCGACGGCCTGTTCCGCCAGGCGCTGGGGGCTTTTCTGCTGACCCAGTTGGCCTTTATTCGCGGCTTCGGCCTGCTGGCTCGCGGGCGTTCCTGGCGCCTGCTGTGGAGTGTGCCGGCACTGTTCTACGGCACGGCCATGGCCGCGTGGATGCTGCCGGCGGCGCCGGGGCTGCAGGTGCCGCTGGCGCTGTATTTCTGCTGTCTGCTGGCGATGGTGTGCAGCGCGGCGCGGGTGGAGTCGCGGCCGGGGCCGCTGTGGCTGGGCGCCAGCCTGTTCCTGCTGGCCGACTCGCTGATCGGGCTGAACAAGTTCATCCAGCCCTTCCCCCATGCGGTGACGCTGATCGTGCTCTGCTACTTCAGCGGCCAGACCCTGATCGCCTGGGGCCTGCTGCGCCTCAGCGCTGGCTCTGCAGCCAGTCGGGCCGCCACGGCGCCAGCTGGTTGA
- a CDS encoding thiazole synthase, which yields MSAIIDKPFTLAGRTYASRLLVGTGKYKDLEETRLAIEASGAEIVTVAVRRTNIGQNPGEPNLLDVISPDKYCILPNTAGCYNAEEAVRTCRLARELLDGHKLVKLEVLADQKTLFPNVIETLKAAEVLVKEGFDVMVYTSDDPIIARELAAMGCIAVMPLAGLIGTGLGICNPYNLRIILEEATVPVLVDAGVGTASDATIAMELGCEAVLMNSAIAHAQNPILMGEAMKHAIIAGRMAYLAGRMPKKLYASASSPLDGLIK from the coding sequence ATGAGCGCGATCATCGACAAACCCTTCACCCTGGCCGGGCGCACCTATGCGTCGCGCCTGCTGGTGGGCACCGGCAAGTACAAGGATCTCGAGGAAACCCGCCTGGCCATCGAGGCCTCGGGCGCCGAGATCGTCACCGTGGCCGTGCGCCGTACCAACATCGGGCAGAACCCGGGCGAGCCGAACCTGCTCGACGTGATCTCGCCGGACAAGTACTGCATCCTGCCCAACACCGCCGGCTGCTATAACGCCGAGGAAGCGGTGCGCACCTGTCGCCTGGCCCGCGAGCTGCTCGACGGCCACAAGCTGGTCAAGCTGGAAGTGCTGGCCGACCAGAAGACCCTGTTCCCCAACGTGATCGAGACCCTCAAGGCCGCCGAAGTGCTGGTCAAGGAAGGCTTCGACGTGATGGTCTACACCAGCGATGACCCGATCATCGCCCGCGAACTGGCGGCCATGGGCTGCATCGCGGTGATGCCGCTGGCCGGCCTGATCGGCACCGGGCTGGGCATCTGCAACCCGTACAACCTGCGCATCATCCTCGAAGAGGCCACCGTTCCCGTGCTGGTCGATGCCGGTGTGGGCACCGCGTCGGATGCCACCATCGCCATGGAACTGGGCTGCGAGGCGGTGTTGATGAACAGCGCTATTGCCCACGCGCAGAACCCGATCCTGATGGGGGAGGCGATGAAGCACGCGATCATCGCCGGGCGCATGGCCTACCTGGCCGGGCGCATGCCGAAGAAACTCTATGCCAGCGCCTCCTCGCCGCTGGACGGCCTGATCAAGTAA
- the thiS gene encoding sulfur carrier protein ThiS: MHIQLNGEPFDLPDGATVAELLVRLDAVGKRVAVELNLDIVPRSQHATTVLRDGDQLEVVHAIGGG, encoded by the coding sequence ATGCACATCCAATTGAACGGCGAACCCTTCGACCTGCCGGACGGCGCTACCGTCGCCGAGCTGCTCGTGCGCCTGGATGCCGTGGGCAAGCGGGTGGCGGTCGAACTCAACCTGGACATCGTGCCGCGCAGCCAGCATGCCACGACCGTCCTGCGCGACGGCGACCAGCTGGAAGTCGTCCACGCCATCGGCGGCGGCTAG